The following are from one region of the Lodderomyces elongisporus chromosome 7, complete sequence genome:
- the CHS1 gene encoding Chitin synthase, class 1 (CAZy:GT2_Chitin_synth) — MDSDLDLEIPYAAHVSSKSPRRRYQPLDDDDPFESPYENNPFEESAQFAAFPSSIMEQQHQHQQQQGQQYSQPDMKRSPNIFSKSIGLSSNNRHYNSNNNKNKTKTKTKTNNNRNNQSPNKSPTRSPFVGKLPDLSYSNNKVNNHTNDNVNIYSNIDIDAGVGSSPDTARGMYTSRESPKRQRETEISIDTDYPAYTGSPTRSLKSSTISSQRFLDPPEPIFAPGSFEDDDDDDDEEEKQNPQKVQKEVSEIDDDQETYYEDRMGRKSTESKLSQGWHETHSLHSGSTAYSGYTRDSAESSHESEYFGRSIDGNMMQNVANGYIPNREKNVTRRKVRVAGGNSGNLVLENPIPEELEKVLATTESPFGEFTNMTYTACTANPDNFMDDGFTLRAAKYGRETEIVICVTMYNEDEIAFARTMHGVMKNVAHLCSRQKSKVWGRDSWKKIQVIIVADGRNKVKDSVLKLLTATGCYQENLARPYVNNQKVNAHLFEYTTQISVDENLKFKGNEKNLTPVQVLFCLKEQNQKKINSHRWLFNAFCPVLDPNVVILLDVGTKPDNHAIYNLWKAFDKDSNVAGAAGEIKAMKGKGWINLWNPLVASQNFEYKLSNILDKPLESLFGYISVLPGALSAYRYIALKNHDDGTGPLASYFKGEDLLKSHEKDKENTKTNFFEANMYLAEDRILCWELVSKRNDNWVLKFVKSATGETDVPESIAEFLAQRRRWINGAFFAALYSLYNAGKVWQTDHSYARKFWLHVEFTYQMVSLVFSFFSLSNFYLTFYFLTGSLVSYKSLDHNRGFWIFTIFNYLCICVLTSLFIASIGNRPHASKNIFKTLIILLTVCALYALVVGLVFVITTINSFDTGGASTYVLISIVVSLLSTYGLYTLLSILYMDPWHMITCSLQYFLLIPAYTCTLQIFAFCNTHDVSWGTKGDNNPQDDIYNQYIVEKNDDGEYEATILDVNVDEVYLEALYDIRSKRSNKKLAATTSTKTVLDGDDYAKDVRTKVVLVWLLANLIFIMTMVQVYEPGDTARNIYLAFILWTVAVLALFRAIGSIGYLVQNYARFLVEMKSKWMRKRTGYAVTSQNALN; from the coding sequence ATGGACCTGGATCTCGACCTCGAGATCCCTTATGCTGCACATGTCAGCTCGAAATCTCCAAGAAGACGGTACCAGCCATTGGACGATGATGACCCATTCGAAAGTCCATATGAGAATAACCCATTTGAGGAGTCAGCACAATTTGCTGCATTTCCCAGCTCTATTATGGAGcaacagcaccagcaccagcagcaacaagGACAACAGTATAGCCAACCAGATATGAAGCGTTCGCCCAATATCTTTTCCAAGAGCATTGGCCTTTCAAGTAATAATAGACAttacaacagcaacaacaataaaaacaaaaccaaaaccaaaaccaaaaccaataataatagaaaTAACCAGTCGCCGAATAAATCACCAACAAGGTCGCCTTTTGTTGGGAAATTGCCAGATTTGAGTtatagcaacaacaaagttAATAATCATACTAATGATAATGTCAACATTTACAGCAATATTGACATAGATGCTGGTGTTGGATCATCACCAGACACTGCGCGTGGAATGTATACCTCGAGAGAGTCACCCAAACGACAGAGGGAGACAGAGATCCTGATTGATACAGATTATCCTGCTTATACAGGATCACCTACTCGGTCTCTTAAATCTAGCACAATCAGTAGTCAACGGTTTCTCGATCCCCCTGAGCCAATCTTTGCACCAGGGTCctttgaagatgatgacgacgacgacgacgaagaGGAGAAACAGAATCCTCAAAAAGTGCAAAAGGAGGTTTCAGAAATTGACGACGACCAAGAGACATATTATGAAGATAGAATGGGACGTAAAAGCACCGAGTCCAAGCTCAGTCAAGGGTGGCACGAAACCCACTCTCTTCATTCGGGGTCCACAGCTTATAGTGGATACACTAGAGATAGTGCAGAGTCGAGTCATGAGTCGGAATATTTTGGGAGATCAATTGATGGAAACATGATGCAAAATGTGGCCAATGGGTACATACCAAACagagaaaagaatgtaACACGAAGGAAGGTTAGAGTTGCTGGGGGGAATAGTGGTAATTTGGTATTGGAGAACCCAATTCCGGAAGAACTCGAAAAAGTGTTGGCAACCACCGAATCTCCATTTGGAGAGTTTACTAATATGACGTACACGGCTTGCACGGCTAATCCTGATAACTTTATGGATGACGGGTTCACCTTGCGAGCTGCCAAGTATGGGCGCGAGACGGAGATTGTTATTTGTGTTACGATGTATAATGAAGACGAGATTGCTTTTGCACGTACTATGCATGGAGTGATGAAGAATGTTGCACATCTCTGCTCGAGACAGAAATCAAAAGTATGGGGCAGAGACAGTTGGAAAAAGATCCAAGTTATCATTGTGGCAGATGGAAGAAACAAAGTGAAAGACTCggttttgaaattgttgactGCCACCGGATGTTATCAAGAAAACTTGGCTCGCCCATACGtcaacaaccaaaaagTAAATGCCCATTTGTTTGAATACACAACACAAATCTCGGTGGatgaaaatttaaaattcaAAGGAAATGAGAAAAACCTCACACCAGTGCAGGTCCTTTTCTGTCTTAAggaacaaaaccaaaagaaaatcaattcTCACCGTTGGTTGTTCAATGCATTTTGTCCAGTTTTGGACCCAAATGTGGTGATCTTATTGGATGTCGGTACCAAGCCAGATAATCATGCCATATACAACTTGTGGAAGGCATTTGACAAAGATTCCAATGTGGCTGGTGCTGCTGGTGAGATTAAGGCCATGAAGGGCAAAGGCTGGATAAACTTGTGGAATCCGCTTGTCGCATCTCAAAACTTTGAGTACAAGTTGTCAAACATTCTTGATAAGCCATTGGAGTCCTTGTTCGGATACATTTCAGTTTTGCCGGGAGCTTTATCGGCCTATCGATACATTGCCTTGAAAAACCACGATGACGGTACAGGGCCACTTGCATCCTACTTTAAAGGTGAAGATCTTTTGAAGTCTCACgagaaagacaaagagaaCACGAAAACCAATTTCTTTGAAGCCAATATGTACCTTGCCGAAGATCGTATATTGTGTTGGGAACTTGTTTCCAAAAGAAATGATAACTGGGTTCTAAAGTTTGTCAAGCTGGCCACGGGTGAAACCGATGTGCCCGAGTCAATTGCCGAGTTTCTTGCGCAAAGAAGACGGTGGATCAATGGTGCATTCTTTGCAGCGTTATATTCGCTTTACAATGCCGGCAAAGTCTGGCAAACTGACCATTCTTATGCGCGTAAGTTCTGGCTCCACGTTGAGTTTACATACCAAATGGTGAGTTTAGtattctcctttttttcgttGAGCAATTTCTACTTGACATTCTACTTTTTGACTGGTTCCTTGGTTTCATACAAAAGCCTTGACCACAACAGAGGGTTCTGGATTTTCACAATTTTTAACTATTTATGCATCTGTGTTTTGACCTCGCTATTCATCGCGTCCATTGGGAACAGGCCACACGCCTCAAAGAACATATTCAAGACgttgattattttgttAACGGTATGTGCATTGTACGCCTTGGTTGTTGGTCTCGTGTTTGttatcaccaccatcaacCTGTTTGATACCGGTGGAGCGTCGACGTATGTGTTGATAAGCATTGTTGTCTCGCTCCTTTCGACATATGGGCTATACACTCTATTGTCGATCCTTTATATGGACCCATGGCATATGATTACTTGCTCGCTTCAgtattttttgttgattcCGGCATACACTTGTACTTTGCAGATATTTGCCTTCTGTAACACCCATGACGTTTCTTGGGGAACAAAAGGTGATAACAATCCACAGGACGATATTTACAACCAATACATTGTTGAGAAGAACGATGACGGCGAGTATGAGGCGACGATTTTGGACGTCAATGTGGACGAAGTTTACCTCGAAGCGTTGTACGACATTCGCTCAAAAAGATCAAACAAGAAACTCGCTGCAACTACAAGCACAAAAACTGTTCTTGATGGCGACGATTATGCAAAAGATGTTAGAACCAAGGTCGTGCTAGTTTGGCTACTTGCAAATTTGATTTTCATTATGACCATGGTTCAAGTATACGAACCAGGTGACACGGCaagaaatatatatctCGCTTTCATTTTATGGACTGTGGCGGTGTTGGCGCTCTTTAGAGCAATTGGCTCGATTGGATACTTGGTACAAAATTATGCAAGGTTCCTCGTTGAGATGAAGAGTAAATGGATGCGAAAAAGAACTGGCTACGCAGTTACTAGTCAAAACGCTCTtaattga
- the RCC1 gene encoding Regulator of chromosome condensation, with product MVALQRKRKTEEGSPKKDHKKSKSSLVTSSFILHSYSKLPDINDSPKPKSVGLDIFVWGSGSMCELGLGPSASTKEVKRPRLNPYLTKEKLGGTQIVDFAVGGMHTLALDGKNRIWSWGTNDSAVLGRDTSNAKEVLKDMDAAGSDGDDDDEDGDLNEAESTPGLVENFPKEGEKIVQLAATDNLSAALLSNGDVYAWGCFRCNEGLLGFLRDEIKIQKTPLKIKELKNVVQLAAGKDHLLALDSKGIVFAWGNGQQFQLGRRVLERHRFRSLEPQQFGLYNIKYIASGDFHCFAIDHSDNVYSWGLNQFGQCALTGQNGELEDGSILTKPTLIPELSGLGIKQIAAGEHHTLALTETGEVLAWGRYDMKEIGIPESLLPESSFKDAHGKVRSVPRPTKLKFGAKKSPKIKTIGVGSHHSFAVTEDGFVYAWGFSETYAPGLGNLDEDVERPTRIVNTATKYEDITMIGAGGQFSVSGGIKIDDEDKAEDRLEKYEELDEE from the coding sequence ATGGTTGCACTtcagagaaagagaaagaccGAGGAAGGAAGCCCAAAGAAGGACCACAAGAAGTCCAAGAGCTCCTTGGTTACGTCATCATTCATTCTTCACTCATACTCGAAACTACCAGATATCAATGATTCTCCAAAACCAAAGTCCGTGGGGTTagatatatttgtatgGGGGTCTGGATCCATGTGTGAGTTGGGATTGGGTCCATCCGCCAGCACGAAAGAAGTGAAAAGACCTCGATTGAATCCCTATTTGACTAAAGAGAAACTTGGTGGCACCCAGATCGTGGACTTTGCTGTGGGCGGTATGCATACTTTGGCATTAGACGGCAAGAACCGTATTTGGTCGTGGGGTACGAACGATAGTGCCGTGTTGGGCCGTGACACTTCAAACGCAAAAGAAGTGCTCAAAGATATGGATGCAGCAGGGAGTGATggcgatgacgatgatgaagatgggGATCTAAATGAAGCAGAATCAACTCCGGGTTTGGTGGAAAACTTTCCCAAGGAGGGAGAAAAGATTGTTCAGTTGGCAGCAACAGACAACTTGAGCGCAGCCCTTTTGTCTAATGGTGATGTATATGCATGGGGCTGTTTCCGGTGTAATGAGGGTCTCCTAGGCTTTTTGAGGGACGAGATAAAGATACAAAAAACACCactcaaaatcaaagaacTCAAGAATGTAGTGCAATTGGCTGCTGGAAAGGACCACTTGCTTGCCTTGGATTCGAAGGGGATAGTGTTTGCTTGGGGTAACGGGCAACAGTTTCAATTAGGGAGAAGAGTTTTGGAAAGGCACCGTTTTAGAAGCTTGGAGCCACAGCAGTTTGGTCTTTATAACATCAAGTATATTGCCAGCGGTGATTTCCATTGTTTTGCCATTGACCACAGTGACAATGTTTACTCGTGGGGTTTGAACCAATTTGGGCAATGTGCGCTTACTGGCCAGAATGGGGAGTTGGAAGACGGATCTATCTTGACCAAGCCCACACTAATTCCAGAATTATCCGGTCTCGGAATCAAACAGATTGCTGCTGGCGAGCATCATACTTTGGCTTTAACCGAAACGGGAGAGGTACTTGCTTGGGGTAGATATGATATGAAAGAAATTGGCATACCAGAAAGTTTACTTCCCGAATCGTCGTTCAAAGATGCGCATGGAAAAGTGAGGTCTGTGCCTAGACCTACAAAGTTAAAATTTGGAGCTAAGAAGAGTCCAAAGATTAAAACTATTGGAGTTGGCTCTCATCATTCATTTGCTGTTACTGAGGATGGTTTTGTTTACGCGTGGGGTTTTTCGGAAACGTATGCACCCGGTTTAGGTAATTTGGATGAAGATGTAGAGCGTCCAACCAGAATCGTTAATACTGCTACAAAGTACGAAGATATCACGATGATCGGTGCAGGTGGTCAATTTTCCGTTAGTGGTGGTATCAAGATTGACGATGAGGATAAGGCAGAGGACAGACTAGAGAAATATGAAGAATTGGACGAAGAATAG
- the POL3 gene encoding DNA-directed DNA polymerase delta gives MSGKRTLDEVYNHHNQQDQAHSLPVASQSAIAASASSQFELSASQEQLLKKVKRPNGSESPSEFEKELLGMTQAVQSMSSEEDQSWSRPPLPADFDPTEQDISFQQLDAEEYNDGDSTYARFFGITQEGYSVLCNVTGFIHYFYYPVPKGFNKNLIPQFTSYLKANYEGVVEVKIEFRESIWGFNNNTKTPFFQIFVNNNRNITKLRGAFERAEISFEGLFPLQQSVTYDNINYLLRLMIDCHITGMSWITLPKTKYSMVGSKISSCQIECSIDYKDLISHPSEGKWLKMAPLRILSFDIECAGRKGIFPEAEQDPVIQIANVVSKLGDAKPFVRNVFTVNTCAPIIGSQIFEHQKEEDMLLHWKDFVNEVDPDVIIGYNIANFDIPYLLDRAKALGLKKFPYFGRLQFVKQEVKDAVFSSRAYGTRENKVANIDGRMQLDLLQFVQREYKLRSYTLNSVSAHFLGEQKEDVQHSIITDLQNGTKETRRRLAVYCLKDAYLPLRLLDKLMCLVNYTEMARVTGVPFSYLLSRGQQIKVISQLFRKCLQERIVIPNMKSEGSNVEFEGATVIEPERGYYDVPIATLDFSSLYPSIMMAHNLCYTTLISKNTIESYKLTEEDYTKTPNGDYFVKPNKKQGILPTILNELLTARKKAKTDLKNETDPFKKNVLNGRQLALKISANSVYGFTGATIGKLPCLAISSSVTAFGREMIEKTKNEVQEHYSKKNGHPYDAKVIYGDTDSVMVKFGYQDLETCMKLGEEAANYVSQKFKNPIKLEFEKVYFPYLLINKKRYAGLYWTNPKKFDKMDTKGIETVRRDNCRLVQNVITKVLEFILEERDVEKAQRFVKQTIADLLQNRVDLSQLVITKAYSKHDYSAKQAHVELAERMRKRDPGSAPTLGDRVAYVIVKSGGEKNYEKSEDPLYVLENSLPIDVKYYLDQQMTKPLERIFIPILGESKTKELLAGAHTRTIKMSAPKTGGLMRFAKKSEVCVSCKTPLSSTNRGALCPNCIKDGKGQALYTNALSQMNFLENKFSRLWTECQRCQGSLHQEVLCSNKDCPIFYMRKKVQKDVHQQALEMVKWDETQW, from the coding sequence ATGTCGGGAAAAAGGACATTAGACGAGGTGTATAACCATCATAATCAACAGGATCAGGCGCACTCGTTGCCTGTTGCAAGTCAACTGGCTATTGCCGCGTCCGCGTCATCTCAATTTGAGCTTAGTGCTTCACAGGAGCAACTACTCAAGAAAGTGAAGAGACCAAATGGCTCGGAGTCTCCTTCTGAGTTTGAGAAGGAGCTTCTTGGAATGACACAGGCTGTGCAATCCATGAGTTCAGAAGAGGATCAATCGTGGTCAAGACCGCCTCTACCAGCTGACTTTGATCCTACGGAACAGGATATTTCATTTCAACAATTGGATGCTGAAGAGTATAATGACGGCGATTCTACTTATGCAAGGTTTTTTGGAATCACGCAAGAAGGTTACTCGGTGCTATGTAATGTTACAGGTTTCATTCATTACTTTTATTATCCTGTGCCGAAAGGTTTCAACAAGAATCTTATTCCTCAATTCACGAGCTACTTGAAGGCTAATTACGAAGGCGTGGTGGAAGTCAAGATTGAGTTTAGGGAATCGATTTGGGGTTTCAACAATAATACCAAAACGccttttttccaaatctttGTCAACAATAACCGGAATATAACTAAATTGCGAGGTGCGTTTGAGAGAGCCGAAATCTCCTTTGAAGGGTTATTTCCATTGCAGCAAAGTGTTACTTATGACAATATCAACTATTTATTGCGGTTGATGATTGACTGCCACATAACGGGTATGTCCTGGATAACACTTCCCAAAACTAAATACAGCATGGTTGGTCTGAAGATCTCGTCATGTCAGATTGAATGCTCGATTGACTATAAGGATTTGATATCTCATCCATCGGAGGGGAAATGGTTGAAAATGGCACCTTTAAGGATTTTATCCTTTGACATTGAGTGTGCTGGAAGAAAAGGTATATTTCCCGAAGCAGAGCAGGATCCAGTTATTCAAATTGCCAATGTTGTTTCAAAATTGGGTGATGCGAAACCGTTTGTGAGGAATGTGTTTACTGTCAACACTTGTGCTCCAATTATCGGTTCTCAAATTTTTGAGcaccaaaaagaagaggatatGTTGCTTCATTGGAAAGATTTCGTGAATGAAGTGGATCCCGATGTTATTATTGGGTACAATATTGCCAATTTTGACATTCCTTATTTACTTGATAGAGCAAAGGCATTGGGTTTGAAGAAATTCCCGTATTTTGGAAGGTTACAATTTGTCAAGCAAGAAGTGAAGGATGCAGTATTTAGTTCTAGGGCATATGGAACTCGAGAAAACAAGGTTGCCAACATTGATGGGCGGATGCAACTTGATTTGCTTCAATTTGTTCAGCGTGAATACAAGTTGAGGTCATACACACTTAACTCGGTTTCGGCGCACTTTTTAGGAGAACAAAAGGAAGATGTTCAGCACTCTATAATTACTGACTTGCAAAACGGCACAAAGGAGACAAGAAGGCGGTTGGCTGTGTATTGTTTGAAAGATGCCTATCTACCTTTGCGTCTTTTGGACAAACTAATGTGTTTGGTTAATTACACTGAAATGGCGCGTGTTACGGGAGTTCCATTCTCGTACTTGTTATCGCGAGGTCAACAAATTAAAGTTATTTCGCAGTTGTTCCGGAAATGTTTGCAAGAGCGTATTGTTATCCCCAACATGAAAAGCGAAGGATCCAATGTAGAGTTTGAAGGTGCTACGGTTATTGAACCCGAGAGAGGTTACTACGATGTACCGATTGCTACATTGGATTTTAGCTCGTTGTACCCTTCCATTATGATGGCGCACAATTTGTGCTATACAACTTTAATCAGTAAAAATACTATTGAATCGTATAAACTCACGGAGGAGGATTACACTAAAACCCCAAATGGAGATTACTTTGTGAAACCAAACAAGAAGCAGGGAATTCTTCCCACTATCTTGAATGAATTGCTTACcgcaagaaagaaagcCAAGACGGACCTCAAGAATGAAACCGATCCattcaaaaagaatgtCTTGAACGGTAGACAATTGGCTTTGAAGATATCGGCCAACTCGGTTTATGGTTTTACTGGTGCCACGATTGGTAAGTTGCCCTGCTTGGCGATATCATCATCGGTGACTGCATTTGGACGTGAAATGATtgaaaaaaccaaaaacgaGGTGCAGGAACACTACTCCAAAAAGAATGGACACCCTTATGACGCCAAGGTCATCTATGGTGACACTGATTCGGTGATGGTGAAGTTTGGTTACCAGGATCTCGAGACTTGTATGAAGCTAGGGGAAGAGGCTGCCAATTATGTCTCGCAAAAGTTTAAGAACCCCATCAAGTTGGAGTTTGAGAAGGTCTATTTTCCGTATCTTTTGATCAACAAAAAGAGGTATGCTGGGCTTTATTGGACTAACCCTAAGAAGTTTGATAAGATGGACACCAAAGGTATCGAAACCGTGAGGCGAGACAATTGTAGATTAGTGCAGAATGTTATCACTAAAGTGTTGGAGTTCATATTGGAGGAGCGGGATGTCGAGAAGGCGCAAAGGTTTGTTAAGCAAACTATTGCTGATTTGTTGCAGAACAGGGTCGATCTTTCGCAGTTGGTGATTACTAAAGCATACTCCAAGCACGACTATTCTGCGAAGCAAGCTCATGTGGAACTAGCAGAGCGAATGAGGAAAAGGGATCCGGGATCTGCTCCTACGTTAGGCGATCGTGTGGCATACGTGATTGTCAAGTCAGGAGGTGAGAAAAACTATGAAAAATCAGAGGACCCGTTGTATGTGTTGGAGAACTCGCTTCCCATTGATGTCAAATATTACTTGGACCAGCAGATGACCAAGCCTTTGGAAAGAATCTTTATACCAATCTTGGGAGAgtccaaaacaaaagagctTCTTGCGGGTGCTCACACAAGAACGATCAAAATGTCAGCACCGAAAACGGGGGGTCTTATGAGGTTTGCGAAGAAATCCGAGGTTTGTGTTAGCTGTAAGACACCATTGAGCTCGACGAATCGTGGAGCATTGTGTCCTAACTGTATCAAAGATGGTAAAGGACAGGCACTCTATACGAACGCATTGTCGCAAATGAATTTCTTGGAAAACAAGTTTTCGAGATTGTGGACTGAATGTCAACGATGCCAAGGCTCCTTGCATCAGGAAGTGCTTTGCTCCAACAAGGATTGTCCCATTTTTTATATGAGAAAAAAGGTTCAAAAAGACGTTCACCAACAAGCGTTGGAGATGGTTAAATGGGACGAGACACAATGGTGA